The DNA segment GGTTGTCCTCGGAAACCGCGCCGACGGCACCAACATCCGCTACCTGGCGAACTTTGAAGACTTCTACGGTGGGGACAGCCTGCTGGTCGTGCCGCAGCAGGGGGCGCCCGGCTTCACCACCAACGCCGTCATGCACGGGGAGCCGATGCACTCCGGCATTCAAGACTGCTGGATCGATGACGTGCGGTGTGCGGCGGCGCCCCGCACGGTCACGGGGGGGGCGAGCCCGGCCACGGTCTTCGACCACTTGGAGGACCTCATCATCGAGCGGGGCTGCGATCGGGCCAGCCTCGGCGTCGTGGGCGAAGGGGACGGCGACCGGGTCGCCGGGTTTCTCCGCGACACCTTTCCCCAGGCCCGCGTGGCGCAGGCCGGCCCGCTGCTGCGCGAGCTGCGCGCCATCAAGAGCCCTCGTGAAGTCGAGGTGATGCGACGCGCCTGTCACTTGGCCGATGAAGCGGCGCGGGCGGTGATGGAGTCGGTGCGGCCGGGGATCACCGAGTTCGAGCTGGCCGGGGAGGCGTACCGCGCGATGTTCCGGGCCGGCGCCGAACACCCCGCGTTCGCGATCGGCCTCTGCGCCGGGGCGCGGGCGGGATTTAAGCACATGGCCCCCACCGCCTACCAGGTGCGGGAGGGGGACATGGTCTACGTCGACGTCGGGGGCCGGTACATGGGATACCACAGCGATACCTCCCGGCATCGCGTCTGCGGCACGCCCTCGGCCGAACAGCTGCGCTTCATGGAGACGCAGATCGCCATCGTCGAGGAGGTCATGGGCGCGGCACGCCCG comes from the bacterium genome and includes:
- a CDS encoding Xaa-Pro peptidase family protein, with translation MSAKGRAAMPYGWGRVPYTYADRLPWMNLPFPVEEYHERLQRLGRLMAREGFQCLVVLGNRADGTNIRYLANFEDFYGGDSLLVVPQQGAPGFTTNAVMHGEPMHSGIQDCWIDDVRCAAAPRTVTGGASPATVFDHLEDLIIERGCDRASLGVVGEGDGDRVAGFLRDTFPQARVAQAGPLLRELRAIKSPREVEVMRRACHLADEAARAVMESVRPGITEFELAGEAYRAMFRAGAEHPAFAIGLCAGARAGFKHMAPTAYQVREGDMVYVDVGGRYMGYHSDTSRHRVCGTPSAEQLRFMETQIAIVEEVMGAARPGAVIGDLAELALARARREGYADYLYFRGHGVGAATQDLPAFAPGNPARLEQNMVFAFEPMLVRTGFGTACWEDVWWVTASGVERLNRCPIRWW